In the Chryseobacterium sp. MYb264 genome, one interval contains:
- a CDS encoding response regulator transcription factor, whose protein sequence is MSSATQILVLDDSPAIVDSIEMMMEFEGLSVSKFYKGSDMLNALNPQAKPNVILMDMWLSGEDGRDICRTIRADENLRDIPVVIMSASRGLEQSALDAGANDFIAKPFDMDDMISRMRSYIK, encoded by the coding sequence ATGTCTAGCGCTACACAAATTTTAGTCTTGGATGACAGTCCGGCTATTGTAGATTCTATCGAAATGATGATGGAGTTTGAAGGATTATCTGTTTCCAAGTTCTATAAAGGCTCAGATATGCTCAATGCGTTGAATCCACAGGCAAAACCCAATGTTATTTTGATGGATATGTGGCTGTCTGGTGAAGACGGTAGAGATATTTGCAGAACCATTCGTGCAGATGAAAATTTAAGAGATATTCCCGTGGTTATTATGTCTGCCAGCCGAGGATTGGAGCAATCTGCACTAGATGCAGGTGCTAATGATTTTATTGCTAAACCTTTTGATATGGATGATATGATCTCGCGCATGAGATCTTATATTAAATAA
- the nagB gene encoding glucosamine-6-phosphate deaminase, which produces MIKLNLLEETRFEKLPVSVFENDKIASITIAHRIADIIRKKHSENTFAILGLATGATPVSVYAELVRLHNEEGLSFKNVITFNLDEYYPMQPNAVQSYVTFMNENLFNHIDIEKENIHIPDGTLTLEEIPSFCLGYEKKIERLGGLDIQILGIGRTGHIGFNEPGSAPNSGTRLVTLDDLTRRDAAKDFGGKSFVPTKAITMGIGTIFKAKEIILLAWSRKKASIIKKAVEGNISGEVPATYLQLSNNVEFILDQDAASELTRFDKPWLVKDCVWTDDLIHKAVIWLANTLDKPVLKLTEDDYNNNGMAQLATEKGPVYNINIQIFNKLQHTITGWPGGKPNADDSQRPERAEPAKKRVIIFSPHPDDDVISMGGTFIRLVDQKHDVHVAYQTSGNTAVWDDDVLRFVEFNLDFTEKMGVDNAKLKTLYQDMRTFFSKKQPNETDTPEIQMIKGLIRKGEAIAGARYCGLDDEHIHFQSLPFYEVRKYQKDSDTKKDILLTIDLMQKIKPHQIFAAGDFEDPHGTHLVCFNIIVEALKELRKTEDWAKDCWLWMYRGAWHEFETHEIEMAVPISPQELERKKQAIFKHQSQKDKAVFPGDDSREFWQRAEDRNRETAKAYDKLGLAEYEAMEAFVRWKF; this is translated from the coding sequence ATGATAAAACTTAATTTATTGGAAGAAACCCGCTTCGAAAAACTTCCGGTAAGTGTTTTCGAAAATGATAAAATCGCATCCATTACTATTGCGCACAGAATTGCTGACATTATCAGAAAAAAGCACTCGGAAAATACTTTCGCCATACTAGGATTGGCAACCGGAGCAACACCTGTTTCAGTTTATGCCGAATTGGTGAGACTTCACAACGAGGAAGGCTTAAGTTTTAAAAATGTAATAACTTTTAATCTGGATGAATATTATCCGATGCAGCCCAATGCCGTTCAAAGTTATGTTACTTTTATGAATGAAAATCTTTTTAATCATATTGATATTGAAAAAGAAAATATTCATATTCCGGATGGTACTTTGACATTAGAAGAAATCCCATCTTTTTGTCTCGGATATGAAAAGAAAATTGAACGTTTAGGCGGTTTAGATATTCAAATTTTGGGAATCGGAAGGACGGGACACATTGGTTTTAATGAACCCGGATCTGCGCCTAATTCGGGAACGCGATTAGTAACGTTGGACGACCTGACGAGAAGAGATGCCGCAAAAGATTTTGGCGGAAAAAGCTTTGTTCCGACAAAAGCAATTACCATGGGAATTGGTACGATTTTCAAAGCTAAAGAAATTATTTTATTAGCTTGGAGTCGTAAAAAAGCTTCCATCATAAAAAAAGCGGTGGAAGGCAATATTTCAGGAGAAGTTCCTGCGACTTATCTCCAACTTTCTAATAATGTGGAATTTATTCTGGATCAGGATGCCGCTTCGGAGCTGACAAGATTTGATAAACCGTGGCTTGTAAAAGATTGTGTCTGGACGGATGATTTGATTCATAAGGCGGTTATCTGGCTTGCCAATACATTAGATAAACCTGTTTTAAAACTGACTGAAGACGATTACAATAACAATGGAATGGCGCAGTTGGCGACAGAAAAAGGTCCCGTTTATAATATTAATATTCAAATTTTTAATAAACTTCAACATACCATTACCGGTTGGCCGGGAGGAAAACCGAATGCTGATGATTCTCAACGACCTGAAAGAGCCGAACCCGCGAAGAAAAGAGTGATTATATTTTCACCTCACCCCGATGATGATGTGATTTCAATGGGTGGAACATTCATTAGATTGGTCGATCAAAAACATGATGTGCATGTAGCATATCAAACCTCTGGAAATACGGCAGTTTGGGATGATGATGTTCTTCGTTTTGTAGAATTTAATTTAGATTTTACAGAAAAAATGGGAGTTGATAATGCTAAATTGAAAACACTTTATCAGGATATGCGAACTTTTTTCAGTAAAAAACAGCCCAATGAAACAGATACTCCTGAAATTCAAATGATAAAAGGATTAATTCGAAAAGGAGAAGCGATTGCAGGAGCGAGATATTGCGGTTTGGATGATGAGCATATTCATTTTCAATCTTTACCGTTTTATGAAGTTCGAAAATATCAAAAAGATTCAGATACTAAAAAAGATATTCTGTTGACGATTGATTTAATGCAAAAAATTAAACCTCATCAGATTTTTGCAGCTGGTGATTTTGAAGATCCACACGGAACTCATCTGGTTTGTTTTAATATCATTGTAGAAGCTTTAAAAGAATTGAGAAAAACCGAAGATTGGGCAAAAGATTGCTGGCTGTGGATGTATCGCGGCGCTTGGCATGAATTTGAAACTCATGAGATTGAAATGGCAGTCCCTATAAGTCCGCAAGAATTGGAACGTAAAAAACAGGCGATTTTTAAACATCAAAGTCAAAAAGACAAAGCGGTTTTTCCGGGAGATGATTCCAGAGAATTTTGGCAGCGCGCTGAAGACAGAAATCGTGAGACGGCAAAAGCTTATGATAAACTCGGTTTAGCTGAATACGAAGCGATGGAGGCCTTTGTACGTTGGAAATTTTAA
- a CDS encoding IS5 family transposase: MYQVLDKDIIENEIVPNLPKPKRGFFPKAPLAEIVNCILYKLKTGVQWAYLPVKSLFAENVLTYQSVFYHFRKWCVKNIWQDCWIKLLSKNKSKLDLSSADLDGSHTSALRGGEEVAYQGRKKRKTTTSLYFTDRQGLPLAMSDPIAGNHNDLYHIEIYFDQITQTLEKADIAVKGLFMNADAGFDAQNFRKHCENKDIIANIAFNKRNGSDTDEIYFDELLYHQRYTIERTNAWLDSFRSLLNRFDTTVSSWKSFNYLAFMVIALRKFYNTKKFK; the protein is encoded by the coding sequence ATGTACCAAGTACTAGACAAAGATATAATAGAAAATGAAATAGTACCTAATCTTCCTAAGCCAAAACGAGGATTTTTTCCCAAAGCCCCTCTTGCTGAAATAGTAAATTGCATATTATACAAACTGAAAACAGGGGTTCAATGGGCTTATTTACCTGTAAAAAGTCTTTTTGCAGAGAATGTTTTGACCTATCAAAGTGTTTTCTATCATTTTCGTAAATGGTGTGTAAAAAATATTTGGCAAGATTGCTGGATAAAGCTATTATCAAAAAATAAATCGAAATTAGATTTATCCAGTGCAGATTTAGACGGGAGTCATACATCAGCATTACGGGGAGGAGAAGAGGTCGCTTATCAAGGGCGTAAAAAGAGAAAGACCACTACTTCGCTTTATTTTACAGATAGACAGGGACTTCCTTTAGCAATGTCAGACCCTATTGCAGGAAATCATAATGATCTGTATCATATTGAAATCTATTTTGATCAGATCACTCAAACATTAGAAAAGGCAGATATTGCTGTAAAGGGATTATTTATGAATGCTGATGCAGGGTTTGATGCTCAAAACTTCAGAAAGCATTGTGAAAATAAAGATATCATAGCAAATATTGCTTTCAATAAGCGTAATGGCTCAGATACAGACGAGATTTATTTTGATGAGCTTTTATACCATCAAAGATATACTATAGAAAGAACAAATGCTTGGTTAGACAGCTTTAGATCATTGCTCAATAGGTTTGATACTACTGTATCTAGTTGGAAATCTTTTAATTATCTAGCATTTATGGTCATTGCACTAAGAAAGTTTTATAACACAAAAAAGTTTAAATGA
- a CDS encoding alpha/beta hydrolase, with protein MRKILIIFVLTIFSIPVFSQEYRTENNIHYYDEQTNKSDAYINERCVLDIYIPKNVKNFPTIIWFHGGGITGGQKEIPEQLKNKGVAVIGINYRLSPKVNAPKYIEDAAAASAWVFKNIKNYGGDENKIFISGHSAGGYLAIMVGLNKIYLNKYGIDANKLAGIIPFSGQMISHFTIRKEKGIDELDARIDDFAPLHFIRADAPPLLLITGDREKELLGRYEENAYMARMMKLKGHKETTLYELQGFDHGGMAQPAFPLLINEIKRIEKLKK; from the coding sequence ATGCGTAAAATTTTGATCATTTTCGTTTTAACTATATTTTCTATTCCTGTTTTTTCTCAGGAATATCGCACAGAAAACAATATTCATTATTATGATGAACAAACCAATAAATCGGATGCTTATATTAATGAACGATGTGTTTTAGATATTTATATTCCGAAAAATGTGAAAAATTTTCCGACAATCATTTGGTTTCATGGCGGAGGTATAACAGGCGGACAAAAAGAAATTCCTGAGCAGTTAAAGAATAAAGGAGTTGCGGTGATTGGTATAAATTACAGACTTTCCCCAAAAGTAAATGCTCCGAAATATATTGAAGATGCGGCCGCTGCTTCGGCTTGGGTTTTTAAGAACATCAAAAATTATGGAGGTGACGAAAATAAGATCTTTATTTCCGGACATTCGGCGGGAGGATATTTGGCAATAATGGTTGGTTTAAACAAAATATATTTAAACAAATACGGAATTGATGCAAATAAATTGGCGGGAATTATCCCTTTTAGCGGACAAATGATTTCTCATTTTACGATAAGAAAAGAAAAAGGAATTGATGAATTAGATGCTAGAATTGATGATTTTGCACCGCTTCATTTTATCAGAGCCGATGCGCCGCCTTTGTTGTTGATTACAGGTGATCGTGAAAAAGAATTGTTAGGAAGATATGAGGAAAACGCTTACATGGCGCGAATGATGAAACTAAAAGGTCACAAAGAAACGACTTTATATGAACTTCAGGGCTTCGATCACGGCGGAATGGCCCAACCTGCATTTCCTTTATTAATCAACGAAATCAAAAGAATAGAGAAGCTTAAAAAATAG
- a CDS encoding PAS domain-containing protein has translation MENFFNQNISYDSLVTLFSKAPVAMALVMGDDLIINSANPQILELWGRDASVIGKPLFEALPEVTSQGFIELFDNVYRKGEIFNGNKWPVFLNKYGNYEEHFFNFIYAPIYNDDKKIVGVSIVATEVTEQVISEQKLKESEYRFEDLIKQSGYSIAIYRSEDLYIELANEPMLKTWGKDASVIGMKLEDAIPELEGQPFIGILKDIFKTGKTYTATEDEVNLIVDGKLQTFYYNFSYKPLKNSAGEVYAIHNMAVNVTEHVAARKEIQESEKKYRDLADSMPQFVWTCDREGKITYMNDSWYRYMGFSKDEDANEAIRKIIRPEVYPNIIEIWKQSVETGKPFEVEYEFKDPKNPNTYRWFLGRAIANLDENGEIKQWIGTFTDIDDFKQLQTQKDNFLGIASHELKTPLTSLKLYTQYIEQNLHKQNDLKNAEVAKRMNSQIDKLTDLINDLLDVTKIQNGKIQLNESDFDFDLLVEEVVTEQQMTARQQIIFTKNSIGNAVADRHRISQVMSNLISNAIKYSPDANEIHVSAELVNSNIKFSVKDFGIGIPSDKQIKVFEQYYRVSGTKEHTFPGLGLGLYISSEIIKRTGGKIYVHSVEGKGSDFCFEIPKIKN, from the coding sequence ATGGAAAACTTTTTCAATCAAAATATTTCGTATGATTCTTTGGTCACGTTGTTTAGTAAAGCACCCGTTGCCATGGCTTTGGTAATGGGCGATGATCTTATTATTAACAGTGCCAATCCTCAGATTTTGGAATTGTGGGGAAGAGACGCTTCTGTGATTGGGAAACCTTTGTTTGAAGCTTTGCCGGAAGTCACTTCGCAAGGTTTTATCGAACTTTTTGATAATGTTTACAGAAAAGGTGAAATATTCAACGGAAATAAATGGCCAGTTTTCCTGAATAAATACGGAAATTATGAGGAACATTTTTTCAATTTCATCTATGCACCAATTTATAACGATGATAAGAAAATTGTCGGAGTCAGTATTGTGGCAACGGAAGTTACAGAGCAGGTAATTTCTGAACAGAAACTTAAAGAAAGCGAATACCGTTTTGAAGATTTAATAAAACAATCCGGATATTCTATCGCTATTTACCGTTCCGAGGATCTTTATATTGAATTGGCAAATGAACCCATGCTGAAAACCTGGGGAAAAGATGCTTCCGTCATTGGAATGAAGCTTGAAGACGCGATTCCTGAATTGGAAGGTCAGCCTTTTATCGGTATTTTAAAAGATATTTTTAAAACGGGAAAAACCTACACAGCCACTGAAGATGAGGTAAATTTGATCGTTGATGGAAAACTCCAGACCTTTTATTATAACTTTTCGTACAAACCTCTGAAAAATTCGGCTGGGGAAGTGTATGCCATTCATAATATGGCGGTAAATGTTACAGAACATGTTGCTGCAAGAAAAGAAATTCAGGAAAGTGAAAAAAAATATCGTGATTTGGCAGATTCTATGCCTCAATTTGTCTGGACCTGCGACAGAGAAGGGAAAATCACGTATATGAATGATAGTTGGTATAGATACATGGGATTCAGTAAAGATGAAGATGCCAATGAAGCCATTCGGAAAATCATCAGGCCAGAAGTTTATCCCAATATCATCGAGATCTGGAAACAAAGTGTAGAAACCGGAAAACCTTTTGAGGTTGAATATGAATTTAAAGATCCTAAAAATCCAAATACCTATCGCTGGTTTTTAGGGAGAGCGATTGCCAATCTTGACGAAAATGGTGAAATAAAGCAATGGATAGGCACTTTCACCGATATTGATGATTTTAAACAATTGCAGACTCAAAAAGATAATTTTCTAGGGATTGCAAGTCATGAACTGAAAACACCACTTACAAGTTTAAAATTGTATACTCAATATATCGAACAAAATTTACATAAACAAAACGATCTCAAAAACGCTGAGGTTGCCAAAAGAATGAATTCTCAGATCGATAAACTTACAGATTTAATTAATGATCTTTTGGACGTTACTAAAATTCAGAATGGTAAAATTCAGTTAAATGAATCAGATTTTGATTTTGATCTGTTGGTGGAAGAAGTCGTTACCGAACAGCAAATGACGGCGAGGCAGCAAATTATTTTCACTAAAAACAGCATCGGAAATGCCGTTGCAGATCGCCACAGGATTTCTCAGGTAATGAGTAATTTAATCAGTAATGCCATTAAATATTCTCCGGATGCCAATGAAATTCATGTCTCTGCAGAATTGGTAAATAGCAATATTAAATTTAGCGTTAAAGATTTCGGAATCGGAATTCCATCTGATAAACAAATAAAAGTTTTTGAACAATATTACCGTGTAAGCGGTACCAAAGAACATACTTTTCCGGGCTTAGGCTTAGGACTTTATATTTCATCAGAAATCATAAAACGAACAGGCGGAAAAATCTATGTACACTCGGTAGAAGGAAAGGGGTCTGATTTTTGTTTCGAAATACCTAAAATAAAAAATTAA
- a CDS encoding ATP-dependent helicase: protein MEDYLKGLNESQFEAVTTLQGPLMVLAGAGSGKTRVLTMRIAHLITNGIDPFNILALTFTNKAAKEMKERIAKVVGQSNARSLWMGTFHSVFARILRSEAHYLGYPSNFTIYDQQDALNVIKKVLKDMNIDADLYKPKKVQARISTYKNNLITVKAYYNNPELMEADEKANMKFIGQIYQKYVEQCFKNGSMDFDDLLLKTNELLTRFPEVLAKYQDRFRYILVDEYQDTNHSQYLIVKALASKFENICVVGDDAQSIYSFRGANIYNILNFKKDYPDAVTVSLEQNYRSTQNIVNAANVVIAKNLQQFKKNVFSENEEGEKIKVYRSMSDADEANFVAGNIWEIRNREQRKYSDFAILYRTNSQTRAFEDALRRKNIPYKVYGGLSFYQRKEVKDLIGYLRLLVNENDSEALMRIINYPTRGIGDTTQNKLIVFADSQNLPVSKVLDSLPIYAPQLGFNNGVLNKLNDFWSMIKAFQVLLKTETAYNVAMEVAKRSGLIKFLKDDQTPEGISRVENVQELMNSMQGFIEEQMQLEDGDPSLPNFLENIALSADTQKKDDEDDMVSLMTIHLSKGLEFPVVNLVGLEENLFPSFMSSTTREDLEEERRLFYVALTRAEKQVFFSYAVSRFQWGKITDAEPSRFLSEIDEQYIEFVNPAIEKRFINNSGVKSNIFDEHPSEMRSFKKVEKKTIERSDSSKPIAEPRKLKPVSTAKIINPSGASSQDIIVGDRVRHDRFGIGEVTFLDGTDPQNIKAKVVFQHEGEKNLILKFAKLTKI from the coding sequence ATGGAGGATTACTTGAAAGGACTGAATGAATCACAATTTGAAGCCGTTACCACATTACAGGGACCATTGATGGTGCTTGCGGGAGCCGGTTCCGGGAAAACACGTGTTTTAACGATGCGTATTGCTCATTTAATTACAAACGGCATCGATCCTTTCAATATTCTGGCACTTACCTTTACCAATAAGGCGGCAAAAGAAATGAAAGAACGTATTGCCAAAGTCGTAGGACAAAGCAATGCGAGAAGCCTTTGGATGGGTACTTTTCACTCCGTTTTTGCAAGAATCCTGAGAAGTGAGGCGCATTATTTAGGCTATCCTTCCAATTTTACCATTTACGATCAGCAGGACGCTTTAAATGTTATCAAAAAAGTGTTGAAAGACATGAATATTGATGCTGATTTGTATAAACCTAAAAAAGTTCAGGCAAGAATTTCGACCTATAAAAATAACCTGATCACGGTAAAAGCGTATTACAACAATCCCGAATTAATGGAAGCTGATGAAAAAGCAAACATGAAATTTATCGGACAGATTTATCAAAAATATGTTGAACAATGTTTCAAAAACGGTTCCATGGATTTTGATGATCTTTTGTTGAAAACCAATGAATTATTGACGCGTTTTCCTGAAGTTTTAGCTAAATATCAAGACAGATTCAGATATATTTTGGTGGATGAGTACCAGGATACGAACCACTCGCAGTATTTAATTGTAAAAGCTTTAGCTTCAAAATTCGAAAATATTTGTGTGGTAGGAGATGATGCACAATCCATCTATTCTTTCCGTGGGGCGAATATTTACAATATCTTAAACTTTAAAAAAGATTATCCTGATGCTGTTACGGTTTCTTTGGAGCAAAATTACCGTTCTACGCAGAATATCGTAAACGCAGCCAATGTGGTGATTGCCAAAAACCTTCAGCAGTTCAAGAAAAATGTTTTCAGTGAAAATGAAGAAGGTGAAAAAATAAAAGTTTACCGTTCAATGTCTGATGCCGACGAAGCCAATTTCGTTGCCGGAAATATCTGGGAAATCAGAAACCGTGAGCAGAGAAAATACAGCGATTTTGCAATTTTGTACCGAACCAACTCTCAAACGCGTGCTTTTGAAGATGCGTTGAGACGTAAAAATATTCCATATAAAGTGTATGGAGGTTTGTCATTTTACCAAAGAAAAGAGGTTAAAGATTTGATCGGATACCTGCGTCTTTTGGTAAATGAAAATGATTCTGAAGCCTTAATGAGGATCATTAATTATCCGACAAGAGGAATTGGAGATACAACACAGAATAAACTTATTGTTTTTGCAGATTCTCAAAATCTTCCAGTTTCTAAAGTATTGGATAGCCTTCCGATTTATGCTCCGCAATTAGGCTTTAATAATGGAGTTTTAAATAAATTGAATGATTTCTGGTCGATGATCAAAGCATTTCAGGTATTATTAAAAACTGAAACGGCTTATAATGTGGCGATGGAAGTGGCAAAGCGAAGTGGTTTGATCAAATTTTTAAAAGACGATCAGACGCCGGAAGGTATTTCCCGTGTGGAAAACGTTCAGGAATTGATGAACTCTATGCAGGGTTTCATCGAAGAACAAATGCAGCTGGAAGACGGAGATCCGAGTTTACCGAATTTCCTTGAAAACATCGCTCTTTCTGCAGATACTCAGAAGAAAGATGATGAAGATGATATGGTTTCTTTAATGACGATTCACCTTTCAAAAGGACTGGAGTTTCCGGTTGTGAATCTGGTTGGTTTGGAAGAAAATCTTTTCCCGAGCTTCATGAGCTCTACAACCAGAGAAGATTTGGAAGAAGAAAGGCGTTTGTTTTACGTGGCTTTAACGAGAGCGGAAAAACAGGTTTTCTTTTCGTATGCCGTTTCCCGTTTTCAGTGGGGAAAAATTACCGATGCCGAGCCTTCACGATTTTTAAGTGAAATTGATGAACAATATATAGAATTTGTAAATCCGGCAATTGAGAAGCGTTTTATTAACAATTCTGGGGTAAAATCCAATATTTTCGACGAGCATCCTTCTGAAATGAGAAGCTTCAAAAAAGTAGAAAAGAAGACTATTGAGAGAAGTGATAGTTCTAAACCTATTGCTGAACCTCGCAAACTGAAACCGGTAAGCACTGCAAAAATCATTAACCCAAGCGGAGCTTCTTCGCAGGATATTATTGTGGGAGACAGAGTACGTCATGACAGATTCGGGATTGGGGAAGTCACTTTCCTGGATGGAACAGATCCACAAAATATCAAGGCTAAAGTGGTGTTCCAACATGAAGGAGAAAAAAATCTGATCTTAAAATTCGCGAAACTTACCAAGATTTAA
- a CDS encoding TonB-dependent receptor plug domain-containing protein, whose protein sequence is MLNRKTVFSASVLFFLGTYAYAQEKEPVQKDTVKTANVEEVVILGSRGGARSKTDSPVPVDVFNLKESSVVLPQTNISQILNAVAPSFTSTIQTNADGTDHLDPAQLRGLGPDQVLVLVNGKRRHTSALVNVNGSPGRGTVGTDLNAIPSFALNRIEVLRDGASAQYGSDAIAGVINLELKRDTGKLAGQVSYGGNLTPTANDHTGDFDGQNIQIDLNYGNKIGKKGGFYNITWTSQFRNPTYRAGTESGTIFNAYNAIEKRALNDGVNLSSLFTNINTTPNSSQLVDYIHQYAQGVDYFSSAFQSQIQGANTISALQGLLTQDVTNQELDARGLTRKDFNMQVGQSKLNNHQLFANIEIPINDNWKVYTFGGYSFRSGTSGGFYRRPNQSRTFTGQYINGYLPQIGTDIQDLSLSTGIKGDWNGWNVDFSNTFGQNSFDYNIQNTGNTSLRFNSPNEFNAGGLRFSQNTINLDFSKKYDVWSGINVAFGAEHRYENFKITAGEEASYSTYDANGNIWDGSSTRPTDFFGNVLAGSSQVFAGFRPENAVNKNRQSVAGYADVELNFTDWLLVDAAARYENYSDFGSTFNYKLASRIKLADNLNFRFAGSTGFRAPSIHQIYYNVTSTLFTNNQLLEVGTFSNDSKIAGLLGIPKLKQETSKSVSAGFTYRIPAASITLTADGYFTRINDRVILTDQFTRANVPTAAQDAFDAAGVNAGQFFANAIDTETKGLDIVIAHNTRFSGVKLDNSFAINLNQTRRVGGIHSSGLLQSSNLESTFFSEKSRVYLEEAVPRVKASLSHNLSWRGATFYLRNTYFGKVTGADIIDANGDGIIGVNEHQQITAKIITDVSVAYQFTKNVGLTLGVNNLFDIYPTKNLPASTNNDQFIYSRSTSQFGQNGRYVFSRLNFNF, encoded by the coding sequence ATGCTAAATAGAAAGACAGTTTTTTCGGCTTCAGTCTTATTTTTCTTAGGAACTTACGCCTATGCTCAGGAAAAAGAACCTGTGCAAAAAGATACGGTGAAGACGGCAAATGTAGAAGAAGTGGTAATTTTAGGTTCACGAGGCGGGGCAAGGTCTAAAACAGACAGTCCGGTTCCTGTGGATGTTTTCAATCTTAAAGAATCTTCGGTAGTTTTACCTCAAACCAATATTTCTCAAATTTTAAATGCGGTAGCGCCTTCGTTTACTTCAACCATTCAGACTAATGCGGATGGGACGGATCATTTGGATCCTGCACAGCTAAGAGGTTTGGGACCGGATCAGGTTTTGGTTTTGGTGAATGGTAAAAGACGTCATACCTCGGCATTAGTGAATGTAAACGGTTCTCCGGGAAGAGGAACGGTAGGAACAGATTTGAATGCCATTCCTTCTTTTGCACTGAACAGAATTGAAGTTTTAAGAGATGGAGCTTCCGCTCAGTATGGATCTGACGCAATTGCCGGAGTTATCAATTTAGAATTGAAAAGAGACACCGGAAAATTGGCAGGCCAGGTTTCTTATGGTGGAAATCTTACGCCGACAGCGAATGATCACACGGGAGATTTTGACGGTCAGAATATTCAGATTGATTTGAACTACGGAAATAAAATTGGGAAAAAAGGTGGTTTTTATAATATTACCTGGACGTCTCAATTCAGAAATCCTACCTATAGAGCAGGTACTGAAAGCGGAACTATTTTTAATGCTTATAATGCCATTGAAAAACGTGCTTTAAATGATGGCGTGAATCTTTCTTCATTATTTACGAATATAAATACAACACCCAACTCCTCGCAATTGGTAGATTATATTCACCAGTATGCTCAGGGAGTAGATTATTTCTCATCCGCTTTTCAAAGCCAAATTCAGGGTGCAAATACCATTTCTGCTTTACAGGGGCTTTTAACCCAAGATGTGACGAATCAGGAATTGGATGCAAGAGGATTGACGAGAAAAGATTTCAATATGCAGGTGGGGCAGTCTAAGCTGAATAACCATCAGCTTTTTGCCAATATTGAAATTCCAATTAATGATAACTGGAAAGTGTATACTTTTGGAGGTTATAGTTTCAGAAGTGGAACTTCGGGTGGTTTCTACAGACGACCAAACCAAAGCAGAACGTTCACGGGGCAGTATATCAACGGATATTTGCCACAAATCGGGACCGATATTCAGGATTTATCACTTTCTACTGGAATTAAAGGAGATTGGAATGGTTGGAATGTAGACTTCAGTAATACATTCGGACAAAACTCTTTTGATTATAATATACAAAATACAGGAAATACCTCGCTGAGATTTAATTCTCCGAATGAGTTTAATGCAGGTGGTTTACGTTTCTCTCAGAATACCATCAATTTAGATTTTTCTAAAAAATATGATGTGTGGAGTGGAATCAATGTAGCATTCGGAGCAGAGCACCGTTATGAAAATTTCAAAATTACGGCGGGTGAAGAGGCTTCTTATTCAACCTATGATGCCAACGGAAATATTTGGGATGGCTCATCTACAAGACCAACAGATTTCTTCGGAAATGTTTTGGCAGGAAGTTCGCAGGTTTTTGCTGGATTCAGACCAGAAAATGCAGTGAACAAAAACAGGCAATCCGTTGCAGGATATGCCGATGTTGAATTAAACTTCACCGATTGGTTGTTGGTAGATGCTGCAGCTAGGTATGAAAATTATTCAGATTTTGGATCTACATTTAATTATAAATTAGCTTCGAGAATTAAACTGGCAGATAATTTAAACTTCAGATTTGCAGGTTCTACAGGCTTCAGAGCGCCTTCTATTCACCAGATTTATTATAATGTAACTTCTACACTGTTTACAAACAATCAATTGTTGGAAGTAGGAACTTTTAGTAATGATTCAAAAATTGCAGGATTACTGGGAATTCCTAAATTAAAACAGGAAACTTCAAAATCGGTAAGCGCAGGATTTACCTATAGAATTCCAGCTGCAAGTATTACGTTAACGGCAGATGGGTATTTTACAAGAATTAATGACAGAGTAATTCTTACTGATCAATTTACCAGAGCGAATGTTCCTACAGCGGCTCAAGATGCTTTTGATGCAGCTGGCGTAAATGCAGGACAATTTTTTGCAAATGCCATTGATACAGAAACAAAAGGTTTAGATATTGTCATTGCTCATAATACACGATTTTCAGGAGTTAAATTGGATAACAGTTTTGCGATTAATTTAAACCAGACCAGAAGAGTAGGAGGTATTCATTCTTCGGGATTATTGCAGTCTTCAAATTTAGAAAGCACATTCTTTTCTGAAAAATCAAGAGTGTATCTGGAAGAAGCGGTTCCGCGGGTAAAAGCAAGTTTATCTCATAATTTATCTTGGAGAGGAGCAACTTTCTATCTTAGAAATACCTATTTCGGAAAAGTGACCGGAGCGGATATCATCGATGCCAACGGAGACGGGATAATAGGAGTTAATGAGCATCAGCAGATCACTGCAAAAATCATTACCGATGTTTCTGTAGCCTATCAGTTTACAAAAAATGTTGGTCTAACGCTTGGGGTTAATAATCTTTTTGATATTTATCCAACGAAAAACTTACCGGCTTCTACAAATAATGATCAGTTTATCTATTCGCGTTCTACATCGCAGTTTGGACAAAACGGAAGATATGTCTTTTCAAGACTGAACTTTAATTTTTAA